In a single window of the Thamnophis elegans isolate rThaEle1 chromosome 8, rThaEle1.pri, whole genome shotgun sequence genome:
- the LOC116512066 gene encoding weak neurotoxin 5-like, translated as MKTLLLALLVVTVVCLDFGDTLICYKCKEGLCITERKCSNKQNLCFKRRKLFSPFGLRTRRGCAATCPTRKRNNAIECCSENRCNPNPKPK; from the exons ATGAAAACTCTGCTGCTGGCCTTGCTGGTGGTGACAGTCGTGTGCCTGGACTTTG GAGACACCCTGATATGTTACAAATGCAAGGAAGGACTTTGTATAACCGAACGCAAATGTTCCAATAAGCAGAATCTCTGCTTTAAAAGGAGGAAATTGTTCAGTCCATTCG GATTAAGGACCCGCAGGGGATGTGCTGCTACCTGCCCTACTAGGAAACGCAATAACGCCATTGAGTGTTGCTCAGAAAACCGCTGCAAC